AATCTTCCACGGTTCTTTCGTTGACTTTAATCGTCCCGTCGCCGGGGCGAACCCGCACGCGAGCCAGGGCGCATTTTCTTCTTCCGGTTCCCCAGCAGTATGCTGTATTCTGCATCGAGTCTTTTCCCCCTCCCCGAATTTTACACTTCAATGGCAACGGGCCGCTGCGCCGCGTGAGGGTGCTCCGGTCCCGCATACACTTTGAGCTTCTTGTGGAGCTTCAGGCGCGTTCTGGGCAGCATGCCCTTAACGACCCTCTCCATGAGCTGCACGGGCTTCTTGTCCATCATCTCGCCGTAGGTGGCGGAGCGGAATCCGCCGAGGTAGCCGGTGTAATAATGGACGGTGCTCTTGAGCCTCTTGTTGCCCGTGAGCTTCGCTTTTTCGGCGTTGATTATCACGACAAAATCGCCGCAGTCAACGTGGGGGGTGTAGGTGGGCTTGTTCTTCCCCATGAGGATCTTGGCAACCTGTGACGCAATGCGACCCAGGGGCTTGTCTGTGGCGTCGACGATATACCACTGGTGCTCGACCTTTTCTTTTACGGCCATAAAGGAACGACTGTCCGACATGGAATTTCCTCCTTCATTCTCTTTCCTGTTTCATTTTTCTATAGTCAAAGATCACACAAACGCCGTTGGAGGAAGCGCCGCCCCAAGCATCTCGGGGGACGTGGCAGGGTTCCCCGGGGGCTTGCTTTCTCCGCCGACGCGGCGAAATGATGCACGGTTCGACTCCAGTCTGTTATTTTACACGAATGAGCCGGGGGTTTTCAATCCTCCCCGGCAATCTTCCTCTTTTTGCCACGGGAAGCCCGTCGATTTCCTTGATATCCATGGTCATGTCGATGGGGTTCGCATGGGAAATGTAGCTTCCTACACCGAAGGCGTCGGCTCCCGCAGCGGAGAGTTCCCGTATCCTGTCGGGATAGAGCCCGCCGGAGGCGATGATCCGGACATGACCGTACCCGGCAAGGTCGAGGCGATACCGTATTTCCCGGACAAGGTCCGGCGACACCCCTCCCCGTTCGCCGGGCGTGTCCAGCCTGACAGCGGAGAGCCTGTCGCCCAAGGCTTCTGCAACCCTGAGGGTTTCCTCCGCTTCGTCCTTGAAGGTGTCCACAAGGACGATTCTCTGGTCACCGGACGGCATGACGGCATCGTAATGCTTCGCGAGGGCCACCGTATCTCCGACAAGGAGCACAGCCGCGTGGGGCACCGTACCCATGGGATCGATTCCCGCAAGCCGGGCGCCCAGTATGCAGCTCGCTCCGCTGCACCCTCCGACACGGACGGCGGTCCGCTCCATAACAGGGGCAATGGCCGGGTGGACATGCCTTGCACCGAAGCAGAGAACAGGTTTTCCATCCGCAGCCTCGACACATGCCCTGGCCGCAGTGGCCCAGGAGGATGCGCTTGCGAGCATGCCCAGCAGAACCGTCTCGTAGAGGCCGAACTCTCCGTAGGGACCGCAGATCCTGACGAGAACTTCTTTGGGAGAGAAGGAATCTCCTTCCCTGAGAGCTTCCACTTCCACGTTCCTTTCAGCCAGAAGGGTCATCACTTCTTCAAGACCGGCGAAAACGCCGTTCTTCCGGGCAAAGACCTCAGCGGTGACCGGGGCGGACAGGCGCCCTGCATCCCGGAGAACATCCCGGGTCTTGACGAAATATACGTCTGTTGTATAGCCGCCGAGAATTTCCTCGTGGGTGGCCGAATGAAGCCTTTTTCCTTCCACAGAGTACTTCCGGACGTCCTCGAAACCGTCAAGAGGCCCGGAAGTGCCGCAGCGGTTTCCGGAGTTCATGTCAGCCTAGTAGAGAACAAGTATTATGGATGTGACCATGAAGAGACCGGTCAGGACCACGGTAATCTTCGAAAGTCCTGTGAAGCGCTGCCACTGGTTTCCCCCCATGTCGGCCTGGGTTCCCCCGCCGAAGATTCCGGAGAAACCGCCCTGCTTTCTCTGCTGCAGGAGCACGACGCCTGAAAGGGCAAGGCAGAGCAGTATGTGGACAATACCAAGAAAGGTCTTCACGTTGCGCACCTCCTAAAAATAGGAACCAATTCCAGACAAAGAGTTATTCTATCATAGATATACGGGAAAGGATATCCAGCAAACGATAACCTGCTACAGCCCTGTGGGAAATTTTTCTTTTTATGTCATCCGGGATTTCCCCGAAGGTCCCGTCGTATCCTGCGGGAGAAAATATCGGGTCATAGCCGAATCCGCGGGTCCCCCTCGGAGCCCGGACGACTTCACCGGGACACTCCCCTTCGGTGAGGAGACAGATACCGTCAGAAGGGAAATAGAGGGCGAAGGCCGCCACGTACCTTGCAAACCGGTCATCTTTTTCTCGAAGCGCATCGAGCATCCACCTGATGCGGGCCGGGTCGTCCTCCGCCATCCGGGCGGAATGAATGCCGGGCTTCCATTCGAGAGCCCGCACCTCCACTCCGCTGTCGTCAGCCAGGGAGGGAAGTCCGGTGAGAAGAGCCCAGGCCCTGGCCTTGAGCCGGGCATTCGCGCTGTAGGTGGTGCCGGTCTCTTCCACGTCGAGGGAGGCGTGTTCAGGGCCGAAGAGGATGTCCACGCCCAGGGGAGAGAATAAGTCCGCCACCTCGGCAAACTTTCCCCGGTTGCCGCTGGCGAAGAGGATGCCCTCAGGAAAGAGCCGTTTCGCCGTCTTCAATGCCGAGAGCCTCCTTCTGAAGCCCGATGATTTCAAGGGTTCCCTTTGCCGCAAGGAAGAGAAGGGCTGAGAGATCTCCGGAGGTAAAGACTGAGCCTTCCCCCGTCCCCTGTATTTCCACGTACTCTCCACGGTGGTTCATCACCACGTTCATGTCCACCTCGGCGGCACTGTCCTCGGCATAGCAGAGATCGAGGAGAGGAGAACCGCCAACTTTCCCCACGCTGACCGCGGAAAGAAAAAACCTGAGCGGAAGGACTGAGAATATGCCCTTTGCCCGAAGGGCGCGGAGAGCGTCGAAGAGGGCGACAAACCCTCCTGAGACGGCGGCGGTTCTTGTTCCCCCGTCAGCCTGGAGGACGTCACAGTCGAGAATGACGGTCCTTTCGCCGAGGGCTTCCATGTCCACGCAGGCCCTCAGGGAGCGGCCGACAAGGCGCTGGATCTCTGTGCTTCTTCCGTCGGGACCGCCCCTGGAGGTCGAGCGGGATACCCGGACGGAGGTGGATCTCGGAAGCATGGCGTATTCGGCGGTCACCCAGCCCCGGCCCGTTCCCCGGAGAAAGGGAGGAACTTTTTCCTCCACAGTGGCCGTGCAGAGCACCCTTGTATCGCCGAAGGAGGCCAGCACTGACCCTTCGGCATAGCGGGTGAAGTTCCTCTGGAAGCTGACGGGGCGGAGTCCATCGTCCCTTCTGCCGTCAATCCGGAGCGCCATGGCAGAGAGACTCACTGGGGGAGCTGCCAGGGCACCGTAAGATCCACCGGGGCCCCTTCAGAGGCAACCTTGCCGTTGATCAGGAACCGGACCTTGGTAAGGGGAGGGAAATTCTCGGTTATGGTCCGCACCACGGCGGTTATGAACAGGGTGCTCTCCTTCGCCCCAAGCTTCGCAAGAGAGGAGATGAAGGACGCGTTCAGGTTGAGGAAGAGGGTATCGCCGCTCCTGAAGACGTTGAGCACCTTCATGTCAGGCGAGAACCTGCCCGGCACCAGGGAGATAATCTTGCCGAACACCTGGCGGATGTCATCCTCCATAATGCCAGAGAGGATGTCGGTCTTCTCCGAGACGATGGCCCCTTCCCTGGGAAAATAAACCGAGAAGGCCACTTTGCGGGCATTCACCCGTATTTCGGTACTTCCACCCTCGAGGACCCCCTGGGCTTCCTGCCGGTCGGAGGCTACGTCCTTCCTCATGAGTATGTCCTTTTTATCGAGCATCCTCAGGGCGAGAGAGGTTCCCACATACCCGGCGACGAAGCAGAAAGCCACAACAGCCAGCCATGCGATGATCCGGATGAGGAGCGGGGCCTTTTTCGTCTCCGGTTCTTCGGCCCTCCTCCTTCTCACCGGCCGTCTTTCTTCACGGAAGGACAAGGGTTCTTCCTGCTCCGCCTCCCTCCGCCGCACTTCAAAACCGTCATCATAGTCGTCATATTTCCGGGGCATAACTGCATTCTCCTCCCTCGGTCAGCGTTCCCGTCAGGGTCAGTTGTTTGCAAGATACTGGGCAATCCCCCTGGCAAGGGAAGCTGCCATCGTATCCTGGTATTTTTTGTCGCCGAGCATCCGGGCCTCGGATTTTTCCGTGAGGAATCCTGTTTCGATGAGCACTGCCGGCATGGCGGCCCCCCGAAGGACGAAGAAAGGGGCCTGGGCAACCCGGCGCATCTTGATGCCTCCGTCTGAACCTTCTTTGAAGAGATATTCGGCAAAACCGGTGCTTTCGTTAATTTTCGCGTTCTGCTGCATATTCCCGAGGATGCTGAGCAGCATCCTGGTCTTTTTGTCCGCAGCCTGCGCAGACTCTCCGTTGCTGCCCTCGGCGATTTCCCTGTTTTCGATGAGGGCGAGCTGCATGGCATCCTTGTCGGTGGGAAGGGCCATAATGTAGATTTCCATTCCCGTGGCATGGCGCCCTGGAGGAAGGGCATTGGCATGAATGCTGACGAATACGTCGGCATTCCACTTGTTGGCCAGATCTGTCCTCTGCTGGAGGGTGAGATAGATATCCTTGTCCCTGGTGAGCCGGGCGTCAAATCCATCCTTTTTCAGTTTCTGGGCGAGAAGGATGGAAATGGAGAGGTTGACGTCCTTTTCACGGATGCCGTTGGCTACAGCACCGGGATCCTTTCCTCCATGGCCGGGATCGATGACGACTATTTTGGGGCCGGATTTCCGATTCGGGTCCCGGACCGGCGCCGGGTCTGCCGGCGGTTTGGCGGCGGGAGGCGTTTTCGAAGGCTGCGGGACTTTCACGGAAGCGGCAGCTCCGGTCCTGGCGAAGTCTATGACGATTCGCGGAGGGCCTTCCAGGGGAATGATCTCCTTCACGGGAAGGGCGGAAGAAAATTCAAGGACCACCCGGTCTCCGAAGTTGACCGAGGACACCCTCACTTCGCCGTGGGGAGAGGTGAGATCAGGCACTCCGGACTTTCCGAGGAGAAAGGAGACTTTCACCGAACCTCCGCTCTGCTGTATTTCCGGTGCATTCGGGCCTTCGTAGTCCAGGACCGCCCTGATCTTGTCGTCGTCACTGCCCCACCGTAGAGCGGAGAGCACGGGGCTCCCGGCGGGGGATGGTTGGGAGGCGGGAATCTGGACTGCCGGCGCCTGGGGTTTGGGGGTGGAAGGAGAAGGAATTCCCGCCCGGGGTGAACCCTCCCAGCGAAGATTTCCCTGTTTTCCCGAACGGGCAAGAAGTCCATTGAAGAGTTTAAGGGCTGAACGGCTTTCGACGAGCCATTCCTTCCCGTCCTGGACTGTGGAAGCAGCCAGGGGAACAAGCTCGGCATCAAGCCATGCCGCCGCCGCGCCGGCAACGAGCTGGAGCTTGCTCCGGTCCGCGGTTACAATGAGCGTATCCCCCTTTTCGGAGGTCTCCAGACCGAGCACCCCGGCCATATCCCTGGCGGAAACCATAATATTGGGACCTCTTTTTTCCGATCCCACTTGTCCTGCCCTTGAGGCACCGGAGTAAAGGTCCATCACGTCGGCTCCCGCTGCGGGGAAAACGGTCAGGACGAGAAGGGCGAGAAAAGCCGCCGCGAAGCTAAGAACCCGCTGCCGCAACGTCCCGCACCACCAGGGAACAGGCCCCGGTACTCCCGTAAAACTGAAAATCGTTGCCGACGAGGTCAATTGTGTTCAGGATATCCTTGAGGTTTCCGGCAATGGTCATACCTGAAACTGCACCTCCCAGTACGCCTCCCGAAATCGAAGCGCCCTTGATTCCGAGGGAAAACTCCCCGCTTACGGGATTGATGGTATGGAGCCCCAGAAACTCGGCGACAAAAATGCCGCTTCCCACCTGGAGGAGAAGGTCCTCCGGCGTCCACTGTCCCGGAAGAAGGGACAGATTGGAGCAGTCCACGTCCGGAGTGCCGGAGATGGAACGGCTCGCGTTTCCCGTGGACGGCACGCCGTCGAGAAGGGCGTACTTGAGATTATAAAGCCATGCTGAGACAACTCCATCCGAAAGAAGGCGGGTCGTTGTGCACGGAACCCCTTCCCCGTCGAAGGGAGAGGACCCCATGCCCCGCCGGAGGAGTCCGTCGTCCACCAGGGAAAGGGCGGGCGAGGCGACTTTTTTTCCCAGTTTTCCCCTGAGGAAGGACTTGTTCTTGTGAATGCTGGACGCAAGGAAGAGTTCCCCGAGAACGTCGACCAGGGAAGCCGCCGCTTCTCCGTCGAGAACGAGGTCGTACCGTCCCGTGGGAAGGGGTTTTCCGCCGAGAACCAGGGCGGTGCGCCGTACTGCTTCGGCGGCCGTCTTCCGGGGATTCAGCCCGGAGAGAAAGCGGCTGTCGTCCCCGAACCCTCCCATTTCCATGAGTCCGCCCTCGGAGAGGACCACAGTTACGCCGCATCCCGCGCTGGTTCCGGAGTACCAGCCGGAGGCTCCCTCGGAGGACCTGTAGTGATGCTCCCCGCTTCCCTCGCCCCATGATGCGCTCCGTACGGATATCACTCTGGGGTCGGCATCCCTGGCGATTTCCCACATTTCCCTGCATACGGACATTCGGTATTCCGGGGTGACTTCCGGAAGCGACCTGTCGAAAAGATCCAGGTCGGGGAAGGGTCCGGCGACTCCCCGGGCAAGCCTGAGGTGGGGGTCCGGTTCGGAGGAAGAACAGTTGTTCAGGCTCCATTCCACCAGTTCCTCGAGGTGATGCCTGTCCAGAGAGTTCACATGGGCAACCCCCTGCCGCCCGTCCTTGTCCAGGGTTCTCAGCCCGATGCCGAGAGAGGCGCCCGATGTGTTTTTTTCCGGAACTCCGTCACGAAGAGAGAGCGAGCTGCCCTGTCCAAAGCTATAGACCACATCCGCTCCTGCGGCTCCTCTGGAGAGAGCTTCGCCGACCAGGAACGCGGAGGCCTCTTCAACGGCGTCTCGGGAGGGGACCTTCATCACGAAGCGGAAACCTCCTCCAGGATGATCTCCGCCGCCCTGGCAGCCTGATCCCGGGTCACGTCGATATGGGTTACGAGCCTGATCCGGCCTCCGGCGGCGCCGTTGAACAGGACACCCCTTGCGGCACAGCGTTCATGAAGGTCACGCCCCGCCTTTTCCGGAACATGGAAATACACCATGTTGGTGGGCATAGGATTCTTCTCCACTTCCAGACCTCCTGCGGTGAGCATGGAGGCGAGCATGGCCGCGTTCCCGTGGTCTTCGGCGAGACGGGCGACATTGTTTTCAAGGGCATAGAGCCCGGCGGCGGCGATGATGCCTGCCTGCCGGAGCCCTCCGCCGACCTTTTTCCTCCAGTGCCTGGCTCTGCCGATGAAGTCTGAGCTTCCGCAGAGCATGCTGCCGATGGGGGCGCAGAGCCCCTTGGAGAGGCAGAACTGGATGGAGTCCACCAGGGCGGTATATTCGCTAACGTCACATCCCCATGCCGCCGCCGCGTTAAAGATCCGGGCTCCGTCGATATGGACCGCGAGACCGTTGTTCCTGGCAGTGTCGGTGGTCTCCTTCATCTGGGCCGGTGAAAGGGCCAGCCCTCCGCACTTGTTGTGGGTATTTTCCACGCAGAGCAGCTTCGCGGGGGCGAAGTGAACATTGACGGGACGGCAGTTTCGCTCGATCTCGGAGGGAGGGATCAGGCCCGAGGAATCGTCGGCGGTGAGAGGGACCACTCCTCCAAGGGCGGCGAGGCCGCCTCCCTCGTAATAGTAGATGTGGCTGTTGATGCCGAGGATGGCTCCTTCGCCCCGCCCGCAGTGGGTGAGCACCGCCACCAGGTTGCCCATGGTGCCGGAGGGAAGGAACAGGGCATCTTCTTTGCCGGTCATGGCCGCCGCCTTTTCCTGAAGGCGGTTTACCGTGGGGTCTTCGCAGTAAACGTCATCCCCCACTTCTGCCTCGCACATGGCCTGGCGCATGGCTTTCGAGGGACGGGTAACGGTATCGCTCTTCAGATCTATGGGAAACATGGCAAAT
The DNA window shown above is from Aminivibrio pyruvatiphilus and carries:
- the rplM gene encoding 50S ribosomal protein L13; this encodes MSDSRSFMAVKEKVEHQWYIVDATDKPLGRIASQVAKILMGKNKPTYTPHVDCGDFVVIINAEKAKLTGNKRLKSTVHYYTGYLGGFRSATYGEMMDKKPVQLMERVVKGMLPRTRLKLHKKLKVYAGPEHPHAAQRPVAIEV
- a CDS encoding nicotinate phosphoribosyltransferase; translated protein: MNSGNRCGTSGPLDGFEDVRKYSVEGKRLHSATHEEILGGYTTDVYFVKTRDVLRDAGRLSAPVTAEVFARKNGVFAGLEEVMTLLAERNVEVEALREGDSFSPKEVLVRICGPYGEFGLYETVLLGMLASASSWATAARACVEAADGKPVLCFGARHVHPAIAPVMERTAVRVGGCSGASCILGARLAGIDPMGTVPHAAVLLVGDTVALAKHYDAVMPSGDQRIVLVDTFKDEAEETLRVAEALGDRLSAVRLDTPGERGGVSPDLVREIRYRLDLAGYGHVRIIASGGLYPDRIRELSAAGADAFGVGSYISHANPIDMTMDIKEIDGLPVAKRGRLPGRIENPRLIRVK
- the secG gene encoding preprotein translocase subunit SecG, with product MKTFLGIVHILLCLALSGVVLLQQRKQGGFSGIFGGGTQADMGGNQWQRFTGLSKITVVLTGLFMVTSIILVLY
- the rdgB gene encoding RdgB/HAM1 family non-canonical purine NTP pyrophosphatase yields the protein MKTAKRLFPEGILFASGNRGKFAEVADLFSPLGVDILFGPEHASLDVEETGTTYSANARLKARAWALLTGLPSLADDSGVEVRALEWKPGIHSARMAEDDPARIRWMLDALREKDDRFARYVAAFALYFPSDGICLLTEGECPGEVVRAPRGTRGFGYDPIFSPAGYDGTFGEIPDDIKRKISHRAVAGYRLLDILSRISMIE
- the rph gene encoding ribonuclease PH, with amino-acid sequence MALRIDGRRDDGLRPVSFQRNFTRYAEGSVLASFGDTRVLCTATVEEKVPPFLRGTGRGWVTAEYAMLPRSTSVRVSRSTSRGGPDGRSTEIQRLVGRSLRACVDMEALGERTVILDCDVLQADGGTRTAAVSGGFVALFDALRALRAKGIFSVLPLRFFLSAVSVGKVGGSPLLDLCYAEDSAAEVDMNVVMNHRGEYVEIQGTGEGSVFTSGDLSALLFLAAKGTLEIIGLQKEALGIEDGETALS
- a CDS encoding GerMN domain-containing protein, with the translated sequence MPRKYDDYDDGFEVRRREAEQEEPLSFREERRPVRRRRAEEPETKKAPLLIRIIAWLAVVAFCFVAGYVGTSLALRMLDKKDILMRKDVASDRQEAQGVLEGGSTEIRVNARKVAFSVYFPREGAIVSEKTDILSGIMEDDIRQVFGKIISLVPGRFSPDMKVLNVFRSGDTLFLNLNASFISSLAKLGAKESTLFITAVVRTITENFPPLTKVRFLINGKVASEGAPVDLTVPWQLPQ
- a CDS encoding N-acetylmuramoyl-L-alanine amidase family protein, which produces MRQRVLSFAAAFLALLVLTVFPAAGADVMDLYSGASRAGQVGSEKRGPNIMVSARDMAGVLGLETSEKGDTLIVTADRSKLQLVAGAAAAWLDAELVPLAASTVQDGKEWLVESRSALKLFNGLLARSGKQGNLRWEGSPRAGIPSPSTPKPQAPAVQIPASQPSPAGSPVLSALRWGSDDDKIRAVLDYEGPNAPEIQQSGGSVKVSFLLGKSGVPDLTSPHGEVRVSSVNFGDRVVLEFSSALPVKEIIPLEGPPRIVIDFARTGAAASVKVPQPSKTPPAAKPPADPAPVRDPNRKSGPKIVVIDPGHGGKDPGAVANGIREKDVNLSISILLAQKLKKDGFDARLTRDKDIYLTLQQRTDLANKWNADVFVSIHANALPPGRHATGMEIYIMALPTDKDAMQLALIENREIAEGSNGESAQAADKKTRMLLSILGNMQQNAKINESTGFAEYLFKEGSDGGIKMRRVAQAPFFVLRGAAMPAVLIETGFLTEKSEARMLGDKKYQDTMAASLARGIAQYLANN
- a CDS encoding TldD/PmbA family protein, with protein sequence MKVPSRDAVEEASAFLVGEALSRGAAGADVVYSFGQGSSLSLRDGVPEKNTSGASLGIGLRTLDKDGRQGVAHVNSLDRHHLEELVEWSLNNCSSSEPDPHLRLARGVAGPFPDLDLFDRSLPEVTPEYRMSVCREMWEIARDADPRVISVRSASWGEGSGEHHYRSSEGASGWYSGTSAGCGVTVVLSEGGLMEMGGFGDDSRFLSGLNPRKTAAEAVRRTALVLGGKPLPTGRYDLVLDGEAAASLVDVLGELFLASSIHKNKSFLRGKLGKKVASPALSLVDDGLLRRGMGSSPFDGEGVPCTTTRLLSDGVVSAWLYNLKYALLDGVPSTGNASRSISGTPDVDCSNLSLLPGQWTPEDLLLQVGSGIFVAEFLGLHTINPVSGEFSLGIKGASISGGVLGGAVSGMTIAGNLKDILNTIDLVGNDFQFYGSTGACSLVVRDVAAAGS
- the ltaE gene encoding low-specificity L-threonine aldolase, encoding MFPIDLKSDTVTRPSKAMRQAMCEAEVGDDVYCEDPTVNRLQEKAAAMTGKEDALFLPSGTMGNLVAVLTHCGRGEGAILGINSHIYYYEGGGLAALGGVVPLTADDSSGLIPPSEIERNCRPVNVHFAPAKLLCVENTHNKCGGLALSPAQMKETTDTARNNGLAVHIDGARIFNAAAAWGCDVSEYTALVDSIQFCLSKGLCAPIGSMLCGSSDFIGRARHWRKKVGGGLRQAGIIAAAGLYALENNVARLAEDHGNAAMLASMLTAGGLEVEKNPMPTNMVYFHVPEKAGRDLHERCAARGVLFNGAAGGRIRLVTHIDVTRDQAARAAEIILEEVSAS